A single region of the Gossypium arboreum isolate Shixiya-1 chromosome 12, ASM2569848v2, whole genome shotgun sequence genome encodes:
- the LOC108476904 gene encoding ras-related protein Rab7, which yields MPSRRRTLLKVIILGDSGVGKTSLMNQYVNKKFSNQYKATIGADFLTKEVQFEDRLFTLQIWDTAGQERFQSLGVAFYRGADCCVLVYDVNSMKSFDNLNNWREEFLIQASPSDPENFPFVVLGNKVDVDGGNSRVVSEKKARAWCASKGNIPYFETSAKEGVNVEEAFQCIAKNALKSGEEEEIYLPDTIDVASSSQPRSTGCDC from the exons ATGCCATCTCGCCGTAGAACCCTTTTGAAGGTCATTATCCTCGGCGATAGCGG GGTAGGGAAGACGTCTTTGATGAATCA ATATGTTAATAAGAAGTTTAGCAATCAGTATAAGGCAACAATTGGGGCTGATTTTTTGACAAAGGAAGTGCAGTTTGAGGATAGGCTTTTCACCTTACAG ATCTGGGATACTGCTGGCCAGGAAAGATTCCAGAGCTTAGGTGTTGCTTTCTACCGTGGTGCTGATTGCTGTGTTCTTGTATACGATGTCAACTCaatgaaatcattcgacaaccttaacaactggagagaagaGTTTCTTATTCAG GCAAGCCCTTCAGATCCTGAGAATTTCCCTTTTGTTGTTTTGGGAAACAAAGTTGACGTGGATGGTGGAAACAGTAGAGTG GTGTCCGAGAAAAAGGCTCGAGCATGGTGTGCCTCAAAAGGAAATATCCCATATTTTGAGACCTCTGCTAAGGAGGGAGTTAATGTGGAAGAAGCTTTCCAGTGCATAGCAAAGAACGCCCTGAAGAGCGGTGAAGAGGAAGAAAT ATACTTGCCTGACACCATTGACGTCGCCAGCAGTAGCCAACCAAGGTCAACTGGATGTGACTGTTGA